The stretch of DNA ACATCATTTATAAACTGTTGCTGCATTAGCAACTTGAAACTTGGAATTGGCACCaggaaaattaaaaggaaaacaagagaatCAGGACTCTTTCTACCCTTGAATCgtcatttatatttctttctgtgtGCTGATGCGGACATTGCTGAATATTTTGCCAATAGCTTCAAAGAGCGGATCACAGAAGGTGTGGACGTAGATGGAATAGACTCGGCTGATACACTGAATCTCAATCAGGAAGCTCTTAATGCAGGGCACAACTGCCCAGATGTGTAGGAAAGAGAGAATGGCAAAGTAAATGCCCCAGATGAGCGCCATCGGAATGCCAAAGAGGGTAGACAGCAGACGGTAAAACCAATATTTCGTCACAGTGAAGGTGGTGAAGCTGGCCTTCCAGACGCCGTCGAAACTGTGTGTTCCTTCTGGTTCTGCGATCACATCTTCAAAGTCGATCTAAATGGAGAAAGTAACAGAATGTGAGCATGGGATGGAAGacatacaaagagagacagaaaaatgctACTCAGTATCATCCAAAATTGTGCGACGGTGTTCCTGTGCCAGCTCTGTGTGCTGCTCCCATGATCTGAGCATGGTGTGAGTTTATCCCACAAAGGTTCATGTGTTGAAAGCTTGGTCTCAGCACGGTGATGTGTGAGATGTGATGGGATCTTTAAAAGGTGGGGCCCAGTGAGACACTTCTAGAtcatgggggaggggcggggttcTGCCCTGGAAGGAGATTCCTGTAACTGTCATGGGAAATGCTGTTTGTTAAAAAGGAGCAAGATAAGCTTCTGCCCACTCTGTCTTCCTATCTCACACATCCACTCCTTTCATGATGACATTTGCCATGGTTGTGCCTCAGCCAGAGAAGACCCTTGACAGAACCATGCCATGTGCTCTGAGCTTTCAATTCCCAAAGCAATGAGCTGAATGAACCACTTAACTTTACAAAGAATCCAGCTTCAGGTGATTAACTGTAGTAACAGTAGAGGAACTAGTAATCTGGTTGCTTAAAAGAGACCACAGCATCAACATCACCCAGGACTCATCGGAAATACAGGTATCTGGGCCTCATTGCCACCTGGTTGCCTCTCTGGGCTTAGAATAGACAGTGAATTGTCAGGAAAATGGAGAAAAGTGATTTTTTCATTCTGaaccaagaaaagaaattcataaaCTGCTGTTGTACTAGCTACTTGAACTTTGAAATTGGCACCCGTTTCTGCCCTGAGATGTCGTCTGTATGTCTTCGTGCCTTCTGATGTGGACATTGCTTAGAATCTCTTCTCCAGATGTTTCTTTACCATGTGGAAAATTAAGAGTGACTActctgggaaaaaatgaaatcgTTATAACGGTCAGAATCCTTGCTTTAAAGTAAAATCCAGCAACATGGAGATGGATACAAGGCATTCAGTAAAAAGTAAAGAACTTGCTGTCATTAAACTGCTACTGAGACAGCCACACACAATGTTAAGGAACAGTTAGCTCAAAACCGATTAAGGATACTCTAACACAGTTGGAATCACATTAGGAAAATACCGAAAAAGATGCCATGGGGTGCTGGGATGGGAGCTCTGGGGAGTGCACCTTGGAAATACAATGGGGACAGACCCAGGCCCAAGCAAGGGTGAGAACGGTGGGTGTCACAGGCAGGGCAGAGCTGTGTGGTCCGGGCTGCAGAGGCAGGTTGGAGACAGATCAGATAGCATTTTGGGTGCAGTGATTCTCTGTGGAAGACTCTGGAGCAGAGATGTGCTGCCACTGTTCAGGAAAACTGCTCTGCCTCAACTTTGACATGAATTGGTTAAGACTAGGAAAGTGGCCATGataaagaaagaacagaaggaatTCCAGGACACGTAAGGGAGGAATTCACAGGACATTATTACTTGAAAGAGAAAGTTCATCTTAAGAGGAACTGGTGCATCCGCTTTCCTGTTAGGCAGAACAAAGAGGAAATGAAGAGCAAGCAGAAAATATCAAAGAGAAGGCAGATACAAATGAAAGCTAACCGGAGAGAGTATCACTTTTGAATTAAACAAACTGAGAATAAAGTTTTGAGTAATGACAGTAATGAGTAGCGGTGCATGTATGATGAATTACATAGAAGTCCCTTTTGATAATCACTAGGAAGCAATGAAATGAATTGGCAATCACATAAAACCTAGTAGTTATCAAGTACTTCTACATGCATTGTGTCTGTACACAAAGTTCCAGGTTTCCTATCTATCTGGGAAGGTAGGCCACTGCCAGTTTACAaaagaagagggagggggagaaggtgGGTTGCTGAAGCCGAACATAGAGTGCCCATGGGACACAATGTGAACTCACTCTCTTTCCCAGTGAGACTCTCTTGCAGGTGTAGATTCACCTAAACGTTTCTCAGGAGGTTTATCCCTCCGTAAAAACTTATACAAACCAAACTGaaacaaatgattaaaaacaaaattaccaaTAGGAAGGAAGGACAGCGCCAGCTCAGCTACCTGGCAGTGGCAATTGTATGAAGAGATCTAATGTAATTTGAAATCCAACTAAGTTGATGACTGCCAGCAATGTCCAGCCAAACTCAGGATTAAGGAATGAGGACTTGGATGACTTCGTGGAGCTGCTCCATGCCAAAGAGCCACCTTTGATTCGACACAATAAAATGTCTCTTGGAAAAAGTACATGATTCTTACCAATTTTGAAACTTTTATTTTCTAGAACATGCTGTTTCTTGTCTATTGCCAGTGTCCTGACATATTGTATTATATGTAAAAGTGGTGAGATCACAATTCTGTCAGTGAAGTTCTGTAGATTAGTGTCATTCCATTATTTCTTTGCCTATTTAGATTCCACAGCAAACATTTAGctgcttgatttttaaagatttacttatttttattggaaagtcaggcataagagaggaggagagaaagagaggaagatcttccatctgctgtttcactccccaggcaactacaatggctggtgctaagccgatccgaagtcaggagtcaggagccctttccaggtctcccatgggggcgcagggtcccaaggctttgggccatcctcgattgctttcccagggcactagcagtgaacttgatgggaagtggggccacagggattagaactagtgaaCATAGgagatcctggtgcacgcaaggcaaggactttagccactaggctatctcactgggccCACCCAGCTTGTTTTAAGAGGTTGTAGGAAACAGATAGCAAATACTATTGATACTTCAAAGTAGTTTCTGTGTAGCTTATTCAGTTGTCTATTATGGGGTTGTTTTCTGAAACAGTATTCTTTCCCCAACTACAGCAATACAAAAAATAAGATTGCTTTCATTTAGCTGCGCCCCCCCTGTTTTTTTGGTCAGGGAGTTTGGTAAAGTCAAAATAAGTTGCTAGACAGATTTCTTTATCTGGGGCCAGAGAGTATGCAGTGGTGCTCAGCACATGTCTTGAGTGTACAATGGGAACGGGCCCCTCACCCCATCAGAACATGATGTCTACTCCCAAGGAAGGCTTAGAACTAGTTTACAAAGGAGATGGGATTCccatttctttataaaatagaCTCTAAGAAACTTTGCGTTAAAATCCTTGCCCAAGGAGAGGAATGTATTCCCAGTGTTTGTGGACTGGTAGTTATGAACAGATTCATAATTCATTCATTCTCACTTAACTTCAGCAGCTCTATACTATGGATTTccattttgtagaaaaaaaatgtaagaccTGGAAATGGTAATGAATTGTCCAAGCAAGTGGTGGATATTAGATTCCAGTGGGGTCTCAAAGAAACTGATTTTTAGCATCtctttacaaaaaatatttctcaaattgtCTCTAAGGGGAAATGCCAAACACTTTTGGGAACTAATAATTCTGATAGCATGGCCTCTGAGAACAATGTCTTACTGTATGTACAATGGGTCCATGTTGTATAATTACATTCAGTTAATGAAGGTATTTGTGAACATACAAGTGTGTACAACGTTTCTTGATATGGCCATTTTTCTAAGCACAAATGCTTTTTTCAATGAACATGTCGACTATTCTTAGGCTTCATTTTAAGTTGCTTTGTAAATTTCTGGGTGGTTGAGTTCTTAGTGCTTTCCAGAAACTGCTGCTGAACATGATTTATTCCCAAACATCCAACCGAATATGGAGCAGGTCTCCAGGGGTGAACAGCAACAGGaccaaaataacatgttttataaaTATACTCAGTTTCTGCTTTCGTCTTGAAAATTTAAGGTGGTTGACAAGGATACTAACCATTCAGCTAATGAGACAccactgagaaaaagaaatgaaggcagactaaagaaaaaatacaatggagtcagaagccaagctttgcttctctctgcctccatttcCATAGCAGCAATGGTAACAGGCCTTCATGGGAGGTGGAGGAGACAATGTGTGCAAGGTATCTAGCATGAGTACAGGGCTCCACAGTAAGTAGTAGCATGAACAGATGCTTTGCCCTGGATAGCCAGGCTTCTTTTTAGGTAGTTATAACAAACCCTAACTGAAAAGCACACGATGATTATGAATTCCAGCCCTCAAAAGAACTAACTTGTAATCATCGCTGCCTTTGAGAGATATGCTATCATTTGACAGATGAGGGAACTGGGAGCATTCACTTAGCATTGATACTAAGTGGTGATGTTGGAACTTGGATTCGACATTTGTATTCTTTTTGCTTATGCATCCTTGCAACTACAAGCTCTTATGATAgttttatttgcttcattttgCTCCTCAACCCAAGATATGCTTCATAAGACATTCACATTTTGATTATGAAAGGAGTAACTGTTGTTAGCATTTCTGTTTTAAGTCAGGGCATCTAGTAACTGGGATGTTTTGCATTTTGAGTTCTGGTAACTTTTTGTAGCCCCGAATGGTATGTTCTCATAATCTTGGGCACCCAGCCTGGGACTCTCACTTTAATTGGCACATATAGAAATTGAGGCACAGAATGATTAAAATGGGCCTGGCATTCTCAAGGTCCCAAGGGTATCTGTGGGAGAgccaaaattagaattttaacTTCATGATTTCCAGGCCTGTATCCAGCCCTGTGCTCCATGCGATTTCCCTAGAACTGACACCACTCACCTCATGGATCTTCTCCATCCTCCCCACTCACTTCTCTAGGTACTTCCACTTAACCTTCTGAGGAATTCACTTGAAAGGTCACAGTGTATGAGTTTTGGAGAAATGTCAATGATGCTTTCTCATTTAATGACCGATACAGGGTTGGAGCTCAGTCTTTGGTAACTTTCCTGGGCTCTTCCAATAGACCCTGCTGTCACCACACATCCTCTGACCATCTGGCCTTTAGGGTCTGAGGCCAAGGCAAAAGGCCAAGGTATCTAAAGGTACACATCACCAACCTCTCAGGAGTTCCATAGGTCCATTTATTCAGAGAATGGTGgggcccgacacagtagcctcatggctaatgtccttgccttgcatgcaccagcatcctatgtgggctccactggttcctgtcccagctgccctacttcctttccagctccatgtttgtggtctggaaaaacacTAGAGGACAGCCTTGAGATcccacatccatatgggagaaccagaagaagttcctggctcctggtttaggatcagctcagctccggcctttgtggccacttgggaagtgaaccagtgattgtaAGATCTTTTTCCCTATAtgcccttctctttgtaaatcagactttccaataaaaatataataagtcttagagagagagagacagagagagaatagtGATGCTTTTTTCCGACAATCACCAGTGTTCATATGCAACCTCAGCTTGCTTTACTTCCTGTCAAAACAGTCCTTCTGGTGTCCCATTTCCAAGGTAGCTTACTATGTTGACAAGGGTTGATCTTGCCGGGAGCAGCACTTTATCTGCTTTCTTGGCTTTGCAGGAGAAAAGGAATTAGAAActtgcttaaaaataaaacacccaaGAGGTGTAGGTGCCATTTAGCTTCTTAGTCTAGGGTGCCTCCGATGAGGCTGAGTTATACCaaaaactgattttcttttctgtaatctATGGAACAAGCTGGCCCTGTGGCAAAAATGATACTGGTCACCCCAGATCAAAGGCATAAATGTGTTTTGGTGTTATCTCTGTATCTCAATAGATATTTTCTAAGAAGTCAATTGTTTAtattactagttttttttttataaatgacaTTAAATACTTTTGTGCAGCATAGGCTTCTGATGCTACAACTTTGGAAACCTAAGTTGACAAAGTTCTAGCTGCGGACGTCAAGGAAAGTCATCTGTCTTGTTGTGTGTTGATAATACTTGGCAAATGTAATAAATATCAGTGATTTCTTCCTGTTAAATATATCTGAAGGCAGTATTTTAAAAGCAGCTTATATATACACAAGATAAAAAGAGTCAGATTATTTTTTTGTCTCAAAATGTAGACATTTTATTCCTGGATAGGAATTTCTAAGAAGGAAACTTGAAGGACATTTGGAATTTCATATATAATGCTGCCTATTATACATAGGGACGTATCTTTTTAGATATGGAAATTGAGATTGTGTTAGATATAAGCAGCATATGAAAAATAAGATTTGTCAGCTGCCTGCCCAAGATTTACTGCTAATAAATCTCACTTGATTTACTTCTCTGCTAATTTAGTTCTTTGTCCTACTTCTCTGTTAATAAATCCTAATTGATTCAGATAATGGCAAGACTCCATTGATCTCAGAAATAAGTCATGGTTGGTTTTAGATTTGTCATAACAACCTTAGCTTTCTTGCTGAGTGACTGGGTTAGGATACCCatgtgactcagttctggccaacgAGATCCAGATGGAAGTCTC from Ochotona princeps isolate mOchPri1 chromosome 25, mOchPri1.hap1, whole genome shotgun sequence encodes:
- the CAV1 gene encoding caveolin-1 isoform X1, which produces MSGGKYVDSEGHLYTVPIREQGNIYKPNNKAMADEVNEKQVYDAHTKEIDLVNRDPKHLNDDVVKIDFEDVIAEPEGTHSFDGVWKASFTTFTVTKYWFYRLLSTLFGIPMALIWGIYFAILSFLHIWAVVPCIKSFLIEIQCISRVYSIYVHTFCDPLFEAIGKIFSNVRISTQKEI
- the CAV1 gene encoding caveolin-1 isoform X2, whose product is MADEVNEKQVYDAHTKEIDLVNRDPKHLNDDVVKIDFEDVIAEPEGTHSFDGVWKASFTTFTVTKYWFYRLLSTLFGIPMALIWGIYFAILSFLHIWAVVPCIKSFLIEIQCISRVYSIYVHTFCDPLFEAIGKIFSNVRISTQKEI